GAATGAATTGCGGATTCATAGCTTGCTGAATTAAGTCATACATTACAAAACACCTAAACTAATAACGTGAAACAAAGTGTAACCAGTTCTAAATTTTAAAGTTAATCATCCATCTCATAACAAGCACTCCCGTCAACATCACAAGCGCACTGCCAATAAGAATCATATGTCCAGTTGGATGAGTAAAGAGTAAAGACATATAATCCGGACTAGTGAAAGTAACAGCTGCCATTACAACTAAGGGAAGTGCTCCGATAATCCCTGCAGAAGCCTTAGCTTCCATACTAACAGCCTGAACCTTGGATCTAAGTTTATGGCGATCTCTTAAAACATTAGAAAGGTTCATGAGCGCTTCAGAAATATTACCACCTACAGAAAGCTGAATGGTCACAACAATACAAAAGAAATTAACCTCTTGAAGCGGCACTCTCTCAAAAAGCTTCTGCATAGCCTGTTCTACGGGCACACCAATTTTTTGCTGTTCAACAACATTTAAAAATTCACTACGAACCGGTTCACCAACTTCAGTCGTGATAATTTGCATACAATCATTAAACGGCAAGCCTGCCTTTACACCGCGTACAATGATATCAATCGCATTTACAAATTCAGACATAAATGCTTTTTGGCGTTTTTTGGTTAGAAAACTAAGCACATATCTTGGCAGTCCAACACCTCCAACAAATATACCAAGTGGAGCAAGATAAATTGGAGCACCAACGATCACAAGAACAAAGGCCATAGATAAGCCGGCAATTGCTGAAAAAATATAAAACGATTTAACAGTCACCCCTTCCAGACCAGCACGTTGCAAACGCAAACGAATTGTTGCTTTTTCACGCTTTTTATTTTTTTCTTCAATCTCTTTCATCGTATCAGAAACTTGTTGGCGGCGACGTGCTTCCACATGCCCTTCACGGCTATCTATTTTCTTGAGCCCACCACCAGCTAATTCTTTTTTACGCTTCTCAACCTTATTTGCACCAGACAAATAAGGATCCAAAATTATATAAATTATAACTCCAACGGAGAGAGCACCCATGCCCATAGCTGCATATATAAGAATTTCATTATCAAACATTGGCTTCCCCTAATGGATTACCTTGCTCATCAGATACTTCAGAATTTGCCAAAACTTCCGTTAATCGGCGATGTTCACCAAAATATTGAGCACGTTCATAAAACTTAGGACGGGTAATACCTGTGGAGCGATGACGCCCAACAAGTTTTCCATTGTCATCTTCACCCATAATGTCAAAAACAAAAATATCCTGCAAAGTTGGCACTTCACCTTCCATGCCAATAACTTCAGTTATACGTGTAATTTTACGCGATCCATCTCTAAGACGTGAAGCTTGAACAATCACATCAACAGACCCAACAATCATCTCACGAATAGTTTTAGCTGGGAGTGTAAAACCACCCATCAAGATCATACTTTCTAGACGGCTAATTGCTTCTCTCGGACTGTTAGAGTGTAACGTTCCCATTGAGCCATCGTGCCCTGTATTCATAGCTTGTAATAAATCAAAAGCTTCAGGCCCACGAACCTCACCCACAATGATTCTATCTGGGCGCATACGCAAACAGTTCTTCACCAAATCACGCATAGTGATCTCTCCCTCACCTTCAAGGTTAGGAGGGCGTGTTTCTAATCGAACAACATGTGGTTGCTGCAGTTGAAGTTCCGCACTATCTTCACATGTAATGACACGCTCATCTTTATCAGCATAAGCAGTCATACAGTTCAAAAGCGTCGTCTTACCAGAACCCGTACCACCAGATATAACAATATTACAGCGACATTTTCCAATAATTTCAAGAACTTGCTTGCCTTCCGGAGAGATGGCTTTAAACTCCATTAATTGCTGAAGGGTTAAACGGTCTTTCTTAAATTTCCGAATAGTCATAGTCGGACCTTCAAGAGCAAGCGGAGGAACAATAACGTTCACACGAGACCCGTCTGGCAAGCGCGCATCACAAATGGGGCTGGTTTCATCAACCCGGCGACCAACCTGACTAACAATCCGCTGACAGATATTTAGAAGCTGCATGTTATCGGTAAAACGCACAGCAGTATGCTGAACCTTACCATCAACTTCAATGAAGGTATCATGCGCTCCATTGATCATAATATCTGCGATATCATCACGCGCTAACAATGGCTCCAAAGGACCATAACCAAGCACATCATTACAAATATCCTCAATCAATTCCTCTTGTTCCGAAATCGGCATAATGACATTCTGGATAGCCAGAATTTCACCAACAATATCGCGGATTTCTTCACGAGCAGCATCATTATTCAAATTAGCTAACTGAGTTAGGTCAATCGTATCAATGAGAGCATTAAAAACGGTTGTTTTAACATCATAATAATTTTCAGAGCGCCTGACTTCAGTTTCGACAACTGGTTCAGGTTCAATTTTGGCTTGCTGTTTTGGTTTTAATTCTACGGAAGGAGCAACTTCAACTTGCTTTGTTGCAATATCAACCTGTGGCCGTTTAGGGGCGTGCCCCTGTCCAGCCTGGTCACCCTGACCAACTTGTCCATTCCCATTAGAACCGCGTTTACCAAACATAACAACTCTTCCCTACTTCATACCAATTCGGCTTAGAATTGGTTTTAAAATCGATTTTTCTTCCTGCTGCGGTGGTTTTACATTTGCCAATAAATAGGCAAATTCCAAAATCTGATTTGCAGTTTTAGATTTTTGAGCAAATTCACCAATCATCTGCCCATTATTCGCCGCTGTTCCAAAAACTTCAGCATCATAATCAATAACAACGGAAGGTTTCAGTTCAACAATTTGAGAAAAGTCAGCAACTGAAATTTCAGGTTTCTTAGGCATGCCCACTAAATTTAAAATTAAACGAGGAGAAATATCAGTCTGTCTGTTAGCCTTTAAATAATCGAGAATATTCTTTGTATTTCTCAAATTGGCCAAATCTGGTGTTGCAGTGATGATGATTTCATCAGATTGCATAAGCAAATATTTAGACCAAGACGTCCAAGCATGGGGTAAGTCTAAAACCGAATAAGGAATGTTTTTTCGAAGAACATCAAGAACAAGATCACAAGGTTCGCGCTCCACATCATATTCTTGATCCAAATTCCCAGCGGAAGCAAATAGACTTAATCGATCCGAACATTTAGA
The sequence above is a segment of the Hyphomicrobiales bacterium 4NK60-0047b genome. Coding sequences within it:
- a CDS encoding type II secretion system F family protein translates to MFDNEILIYAAMGMGALSVGVIIYIILDPYLSGANKVEKRKKELAGGGLKKIDSREGHVEARRRQQVSDTMKEIEEKNKKREKATIRLRLQRAGLEGVTVKSFYIFSAIAGLSMAFVLVIVGAPIYLAPLGIFVGGVGLPRYVLSFLTKKRQKAFMSEFVNAIDIIVRGVKAGLPFNDCMQIITTEVGEPVRSEFLNVVEQQKIGVPVEQAMQKLFERVPLQEVNFFCIVVTIQLSVGGNISEALMNLSNVLRDRHKLRSKVQAVSMEAKASAGIIGALPLVVMAAVTFTSPDYMSLLFTHPTGHMILIGSALVMLTGVLVMRWMINFKI
- a CDS encoding CpaF family protein encodes the protein MFGKRGSNGNGQVGQGDQAGQGHAPKRPQVDIATKQVEVAPSVELKPKQQAKIEPEPVVETEVRRSENYYDVKTTVFNALIDTIDLTQLANLNNDAAREEIRDIVGEILAIQNVIMPISEQEELIEDICNDVLGYGPLEPLLARDDIADIMINGAHDTFIEVDGKVQHTAVRFTDNMQLLNICQRIVSQVGRRVDETSPICDARLPDGSRVNVIVPPLALEGPTMTIRKFKKDRLTLQQLMEFKAISPEGKQVLEIIGKCRCNIVISGGTGSGKTTLLNCMTAYADKDERVITCEDSAELQLQQPHVVRLETRPPNLEGEGEITMRDLVKNCLRMRPDRIIVGEVRGPEAFDLLQAMNTGHDGSMGTLHSNSPREAISRLESMILMGGFTLPAKTIREMIVGSVDVIVQASRLRDGSRKITRITEVIGMEGEVPTLQDIFVFDIMGEDDNGKLVGRHRSTGITRPKFYERAQYFGEHRRLTEVLANSEVSDEQGNPLGEANV